TCAGTTCATGTTCCGGGTCAAATGCAATAGATTGGTACAGTGCTTCTGATGCAGACACAGCTGTTGTGTTCTTCTCAGATTTCGTTTCAGCTACTTTTTCAGTTTTCTTTGTTGTTACATTCTCACTTTTCGCCGCTACTCTTGGGGAAATGTAGAATGAAGTCGTAACCATGTAAACAAGGCATAATACACTATAAATTCCTTTCATTCAATACTATATAAATCCAAATTAGTGGGGCAAAATTATAAAAACATAATTACCAAGGGGGTATAACTCTAAAAAGTTTAACGCTATTTAAGAAACTTTAACGTCCTGATTTTGTGAATTAAAGCACTTATTTTTGAGAATCCGGAACAAATTCAAGGCTCACAGAATTCATACAATACCTCAATCCTGTAGGCTTCGGGCCGTCATCGAAAACATGTCCAAGGTGAGAATCGCATCTTTTGCAAAGCACTTCTACCCTATCCATTCCATAAGACTGGTCTCTTACATAATAGACTCCTTCTTTATCAGCTTCAAAGAAACTTGGCCAGCCACAGCTGCTGGAAAATTTTGATGTAGAACGAAACAGATGATTTCCACACACCGCACAATAATATTCTCCTATCTCATCAAATTCATTGTATTTTCCTGTAAAAGCTCTTTCAGTCGCTGCCTCTCTGGCAATTGCGTATAAATCCGGAGCAAGGATTTTTTTCCATTCTTCATTGGAAATATTAAGTTTTGCAGTATCGGTTCTGGAATAGTATGGATTGTTTTTTGCTTCTGTATTTTCCATAAGAGTTTTTTTAATAGGTTCGTATTTCTGCGTACATGCCTGCAGAAAAAATAATAAGGGGACTGAAACTAAAAATTTCATCGTAAATTTCATTCTTTAACCGCAAAATTTTTGAAGTTTAAAAGCTTTTATTAAGATTAAACGGTTTCATAACCAAATTTAGTAAATTTGAGAATATGAATGACGAAGCAAAAAGAAAACAACTCAGAAAATATAAAGCATTTGCCACTGGATTATTTGTCCTGATGGCCATTATTTTCATTGTTACCACTATTTTACAGAAGTCTAATACCTCTCATTGGATCGGCTATGTACGGGCTTTTGCTGAGGCTGCTATGGTAGGGGCACTTGCTGACTGGTTTGCAGTAACCGCATTATTCCGTCATCCTTTGGGACTTCCTATTCCCCATACCAATCTGATTGAAAACAGTAAACAGAGACTGGGAGACAATCTTGGGAGTTTTGTGGTGGGCAACTTCCTTTCTCCTCAGAATATCCGTCCTTATATCCAAAAACTTAAAGTTTCTAATTTTGTCGGGGAATGGCTGGGCAAGGAAAAAAGCCAGGAGATTTTGATTAAAAATCTTTCTGATATTGTTCTTGATATTCTTAATAAGCTTGATGATTCTACGGTAAGCCAGTTTATCAGTAAAAAGGTTTCTGAAATGACGGATGATATTAAGCTTAATAAAGTGGTTGGAAACGGAATCGGATATATTCTTGAAAAAAATGACCACCAGAGAATCATCACCAATCTTTCGAAACAGATCAAAGAATACATCATTGAAAATGATGCAATGATTCAGGAACGGGTAAAAAAAGGAAGCTATTCTTTCATTCCATCATTTGTAGACACTAAAATTGCAGATAAAATTGCAGACGGACTTTCTGATTTTTTCAAAGAAATAGAAGAAAATCCTGAACATGAAGTAAGAGCATTGATTACTCAGAAAATTCATGAGTTCTCCGTTGATCTGAAAGAAGATCCGAAATGGGACGAAGAATTTAAAACTATCAAAAACGGACTTCTCAAGAATGATAAATTGGATGAATATTCCAACGATATCTGGGTCTCTATCAAAAAAACGCTGATGAAAGAACTTCAGGAAGAAAATTCTGCTTTGAAAAACTATCTTACTAAAAATCTGAATGAATTTGCTCAAAATTTAAAGACCGATGAAAATCTTCAGAACAAAATTGATCATTGGGTGCGTGTGACAGCTTATAAATATATTCTGAAAAACACCCATCAATTCGGGAACCTCATCAGTACAACTGTTGGGAACTGGCAAGGAAAAGAATTGAGTGAAAAGCTGGAGCTGGAAGTGGGAAAAGATCTGCAGTTTATCCGGGTCAACGGAACATTGGTCGGAGGTCTGGTAGGATTGATTATCTACACCATCGCACACTTTTTCATTTAAAAAACTAAAATCCACGATCACTCAACCATGAAAAAAATTTTCACCGTATTCTTTTTCTTTTCCTTCTCATTTTTTCTCTGCCAGAAAGTTGAACTCAAGAAAGTAACAGATTCTTCACAGACTTTTACAGGAGAGATCGGCGGAACTCCCATTACGATAGAGCTCAACTATACCGGTGTGGTAGATTGTGACCAGTATCAGCATTATGTTGACGGATGGTATTATTATGACAAATACAAAAAGAAAATCCCTCTCACCGGAATATATGATTACTATGGAAATCTTTCTCTGTATAGTTTTGGAACGAAACAAAAACAGAAATCAAAGCTTCTGAAAGAACAGATCACCTCTCTGCAGAAAGTAGAAAAAACAGATGAAATTGCACAAAAGCTTCTGCCTCAGGAATATTTTATATTTGAAGAGATCAATATGAGTAAAAATCCGGTTTCGGGGCATTTTTATGTTGGAAAAAAAGTTCATCCTGTAAAACTGTCTACAGGGAATATTATGATTTATCGCCTCAACAATTATCTGTTTTTACCGAATAACAAAAAAATTAATACCTACGATTTCATTAATAAAGCGGGCGGGAATGAATTGATTTCCTATGCCACCGGAGAAAACGGAAACAGAGTGCTGCTTTATTTTGAACAGACTTCAAATTTTAATGCCTGCGGACAGTGCGGAGCAAGTGAAGGGGAGAAAGGCTACAGGGTTCTTTATTTTACAAAAGACTGGAATTATAAAAACTATGAAGAATTTCTCACTGAAAGCTGCCGGGAAAATATTGATAATGCAACCAAAACAAAATCAAAAGACAAGCAAACCATCCAATATAAAATAGGGAAATCTAATACGACTCCCGCTCATAAACTTACTGTAGATATTAAAAATGCAACTGTTGTGAAGTCTAAATAAAAAAGAGAGTCGCAATAACTCTCTTTTTTATTTATCTTGGTAATCTGCTGGCTCTTTTCAGAATTTCCTTGTTGATTTCGTTGATCAGTTCCGGACCTTCATAAATAAATCCGGTATACAGCTGGATCAGACTCGCTCCTGCATCTAGTTTTTCCATAGCATCTTTTGCGGAATGTATTCCTCCTACCCCAATGATTGGGAATGCTCTGTTGCTTTTATCAGAAAGATACTTGATCATTTTTGTACTTCTCTCACGAATCGGCTTTCCACTTAGCCCTCCGTTTCCTATCTGTTCTAGGACTTCCGGAGAGGTTTTCAGCCCTTCTCTGCTTACGGAAGTATTGGAGACCACAATACCATCAATTTTTGTCTCTGCAATCAGCTCAATGATTTCATCTAATTGATTATTATTCAGGTCCGGTGCGATTTTCAGTAATATAGGTTTCTGTACAGATTTTGACAGATTTATTTTCTTTACTTCCGTGATCAGTTCTCTCAGATATTCTACGTCTTCCAGTTTAGCGTGGCTTCCTACATTCGGGCAGCTTACATTCAGTACGAAATAGTCTACATGAGGGTGAAGACCTTCAAAACAGTCCAGATAATCCTGCGTATAGTTTTCCGGGATTGTATCGGTATTTTTTCCGATGTTTCCACCGATGATTATTTTTCCTTTGTTGGATTTCAGTTTTTCAATAGCGGCTTCAAGACCTTCATTGTTGAATCCCATTCTGTTGATGATTCCGCCATCTTCGATGAGACGGAACAATCTTTTCTTAGGATTTCCGGCCTGAGCTCTCGGGGTTACTGTTCCGATTTCTACAAATCCAAATCCCAGGTCTCCTAACTCGTTAAATAGCACTGCATTTTTATCGAAACCGGCTGCCAGTCCTACAGGATTTTTAAATTTTAATCCGAAAACTTCTCTTTCCAGACGTTTGCCTTCAATAGGTTTGGGTAAAAACAGTCTGGTAAGAAATCCAAAATTTTTAAGCATTGAAAATGTAAAATGATGAACTTCTTCAGGGTCAAATTTGAAGAGGATAGGACGAATGAGCGATTTGTACATTGAAAAAAAGTTTTACAAAATTACTCATTTTAAAATTAATCTCAGATTATCCTATGATATTTTATCAAAATGTTTTATTTATAGAATCTAAGAGCCTGTTTAAATTTTCGTAGAAAATTTTGTTAAGAGGCTTTCAGAGGTTGGATATTTGAAAAAAAAAAATGAAATACCCAACCGATTTAACTGAAAACCAGTGGCAATATATAAAGAAAACGATGAACCTAAAAGAGAGAAAGAGAAAATATCCTCTTCTTTTGATTTGGAACTCCTTAATGTATTTGATAAAAACAGGTTGCCAGTGGCGTATGCTTCCTAAAGATTTCCCCAAATGGCAATTGGTTTATTACTATTATATCCGTTGGACGGAGTTGGGATATTTTGACTTAATTCTAGAAAAGCTACGAATGAAAGTTCGTATAAAAAAGGGTCAGCGAGCAGAAGCCTCCTTAGGAATAATGGATAGCCAAAGTGTACGCTGGGGCAATAATAGAGGTCTTCATGGCGTAGATGGAAATAAGAAAATAAAAGGAATAAAACGCCATGTGCTAGTAGATAAGAATGGATTTTTAATCGCAGTGATGGTTTGTGTAGCCAATATTCATGATAGTAAGGCTGGATTGCTTTTGCTTAGATTACTCAGGGAAGAGCTGATGAATTTCAAGTGTATTCTTGCTGATGCAGGCTATAGAGGAGATTTTCTAGATAAAGCTCATAGCCTTTATTCATACCTGGTAAAAGTGGTAAGTCGGGATAAAGAAAAACAAGCTAAAAAAGAGTTTAAACCCGTAAGTAAACGATGGGTAATAGAAAGAACTTTTGCTTGGTTTGATAATGACAGAAGGCTTTGTAGGAACTATGAACTACTGCATGAGTCTTCCGAAAATATGACCAAATTATCCGCTATAAAATTATTACTCAATAAAATTTAAACAGGCTCTAAAAGAGAGAGTATAATGAAAGAGGCTGAGTACGTTGAAAACTTCATCTTTAGAAAGTGAAGTTAGGTAGATTTAATCGTTTGGGCTAAATTAAGAGTACGCACTCAGATCAAATTTCAGAATATCTCCTACTTTTTTAAACTCCTCATCTATAGTGGCATTTACTGTAATTCTTTCGTTAGAAACAGGATGATTAAAAATCAGCTGATGGGCATGAAGTGTCATTTTGCTGATCTCAAATGTTTGAAGCCATAATTTATTCTGTTTATTGCAGCCGTGTTTTCTACAGCCTAAAATAGGATGCAGAATATGTTTAAAATGTTTTCTCAGCTGATGAAACCTTCCTGTTTCAGGAATTGCTTCCACTAAAGAATATCTCGAAGTCTGATGTTTTAAGAAAGGCAGATCTATTTCTGAAGTCTGCAAACGACGATAGTAAGTAACTGCGTTTTGCTTAACTTCATTTTCATTAACCAAATCATAATCAATGGTTTCTTCTTCTTTTGTCCAGCCACGAAGAATAGCCAGATATTTCTTCTCCACTTCGCGTGACGCAAACTGATCACTCATGATTCTAAGAGTATCTTTATCTAAGGTAAACAGCAGAACGCCCGAAGTTTTTCGGTCTAACCGATGTACGGGATACACTTTTTGCCCGATCTGTTTCTTCAGTTCCTGAATGGCATAAGTATCGGCTTCTCCCGCATAGAAGGATTTGTGAACCAGTAATCCGCTGGGTTTGTTGATGGCAATAATATGCTCGTCACGATAAAGAATTTCTAACATTCGGCAAAAGTAAAGATTTTCAACTGATATTATATGCTGCCATCTTTGTAAACCTAACAGGTTTTGAAAACCTGTTAGGTTTAGACATTTCTTTATCAATAGCCCCGATCTAAGAGAAAATCCCGCAGTGAGGCGGCGGCGCGAAGCAGAGCCGCCGAGCGAGGAATTGCAACGGAGAGCGGGTTCCCGGCTCCTTAAAAATTAAATTGTAAATATTTGTCTGTTTATTAACTGCTTTTTTTATTGAAACTCATGATTTTGATTCCAAATTCATATTTTTGCACATCAGACGTAAAAAAATTATGGCAAAGCAAGAAGATGTTTTCAAGAAAGTGATTTCTCACGCTAAAGAATATGGTTTTATTTTCCCATCGAGTGAGATCTATGATGGTTTATCCGCTGTTTATGATTATGGACAGAATGGTGCCGAACTAAAAAATAATATCAAACAATATTGGTGGAAAGCTATGGTACAGCTTAACGAAAATATTGTCGGCATTGATTCGGCGATCCTTATGCACCCAACTACATGGAAAGCATCAGGCCACGTAGACGCTTTCAACGATCCATTGATTGATAATAAAGATTCCAAGAAACGTTTCAGAGCAGACGTTTTGGTGGAAGATTACTGTGCTAAAATTGAAGATAAAGAGAACAAAGAAATTGAAAAAGCTGCAAAAAGATTCGGAGAGGCTTTCGATAAGGATCAGTTTGTTGCGACGAATCCAAAAATCATTGAATACAGAGCAAAAAGAGAAGCTATTCTTTCAAGACTGGCTAAATCTCTTGAAAATGAAGACCTTGCTGATGTAAAAGCTTTGATCGAGGAGCTTGAAATTGCAGATCCTGATACGGGTTCTAAAAACTGGACAGAGGTAAGACAATTCAACCTGATGTTCGGAACTAAATTAGGTGCTTCTGCTGACAGTGCAATGGATCTTTATTTGAGACCTGAAACAGCTCAAGGTATCTTTGTTAACTTCCTGAATGTGCAGAAAACTTCACGTCATAAGCTGCCTTTCGGTATCGCACAGATTGGTAAGGCGTTCAGAAATGAGATTGTTGCAAGACAGTTTATTTTCAGAATGCGTGAATTCGAACAGATGGAAATGCAGTTCTTCGTTGCTCCGGGAACAGAACTTGAATTCTATGAGCAGTGGAAGCAAAAACGTCTGAACTGGCACAGAGCTTTAGGTTTAGGAGATGAAAACTACAGATTCCACGATCACGAGAAATTAGCTCACTACGCGAATGCTGCTGCTGATATTGAATTTAATTTCCCATTCGGATTTAAAGAACTGGAAGGGATTCACTCAAGAACAGATTTCGACTTAAAAGCGCATGAAGAATTCTCAGGAAGAAAGCTACAGTTCTTTGACCCTGAAAGAAACGAAAACTATGTTCCTTATGTAGTGGAAACTTCAGTAGGTTTAGACAGATTATTCCTTTCTATATTCTCACATTGTTTAAGAGACGAAGTATTGGAAGACGGTTCAGAAAGAACAGTTCTATCTTTACCTCCGGCATTAGCGCCAATTAAGGCAGCTATTCTTCCATTGATGAAGAAAGATGGTCTTGCAGAATATGCAGAAAAGATTTTCAACGACCTGAAGTATGACTTCAACTTGTTCTACGAGGAGAAAGATGCCATCGGAAAACGTTACAGAAGACAGGATGCCATTGGTACTCCTTACTGTATCACTGTAGATCACGATTCTTTAACGGATCATACGGTGACCATCAGAGACAGAGACACGATGCAGCAGGAAAGAGTTCCGGTTTCAGAGTTGAGAAGAATCATTGATGAGAAAACAAACTTCAGAAATTTACTTTCTAAAATATAATTGAAAAGCCCTGGTTTCAGTAGTCATGGTCGG
The nucleotide sequence above comes from Chryseobacterium sp. 7. Encoded proteins:
- the msrB gene encoding peptide-methionine (R)-S-oxide reductase MsrB, whose amino-acid sequence is MENTEAKNNPYYSRTDTAKLNISNEEWKKILAPDLYAIAREAATERAFTGKYNEFDEIGEYYCAVCGNHLFRSTSKFSSSCGWPSFFEADKEGVYYVRDQSYGMDRVEVLCKRCDSHLGHVFDDGPKPTGLRYCMNSVSLEFVPDSQK
- a CDS encoding DUF445 domain-containing protein, which translates into the protein MNDEAKRKQLRKYKAFATGLFVLMAIIFIVTTILQKSNTSHWIGYVRAFAEAAMVGALADWFAVTALFRHPLGLPIPHTNLIENSKQRLGDNLGSFVVGNFLSPQNIRPYIQKLKVSNFVGEWLGKEKSQEILIKNLSDIVLDILNKLDDSTVSQFISKKVSEMTDDIKLNKVVGNGIGYILEKNDHQRIITNLSKQIKEYIIENDAMIQERVKKGSYSFIPSFVDTKIADKIADGLSDFFKEIEENPEHEVRALITQKIHEFSVDLKEDPKWDEEFKTIKNGLLKNDKLDEYSNDIWVSIKKTLMKELQEENSALKNYLTKNLNEFAQNLKTDENLQNKIDHWVRVTAYKYILKNTHQFGNLISTTVGNWQGKELSEKLELEVGKDLQFIRVNGTLVGGLVGLIIYTIAHFFI
- a CDS encoding quinone-dependent dihydroorotate dehydrogenase: MYKSLIRPILFKFDPEEVHHFTFSMLKNFGFLTRLFLPKPIEGKRLEREVFGLKFKNPVGLAAGFDKNAVLFNELGDLGFGFVEIGTVTPRAQAGNPKKRLFRLIEDGGIINRMGFNNEGLEAAIEKLKSNKGKIIIGGNIGKNTDTIPENYTQDYLDCFEGLHPHVDYFVLNVSCPNVGSHAKLEDVEYLRELITEVKKINLSKSVQKPILLKIAPDLNNNQLDEIIELIAETKIDGIVVSNTSVSREGLKTSPEVLEQIGNGGLSGKPIRERSTKMIKYLSDKSNRAFPIIGVGGIHSAKDAMEKLDAGASLIQLYTGFIYEGPELINEINKEILKRASRLPR
- a CDS encoding IS5 family transposase, giving the protein MKYPTDLTENQWQYIKKTMNLKERKRKYPLLLIWNSLMYLIKTGCQWRMLPKDFPKWQLVYYYYIRWTELGYFDLILEKLRMKVRIKKGQRAEASLGIMDSQSVRWGNNRGLHGVDGNKKIKGIKRHVLVDKNGFLIAVMVCVANIHDSKAGLLLLRLLREELMNFKCILADAGYRGDFLDKAHSLYSYLVKVVSRDKEKQAKKEFKPVSKRWVIERTFAWFDNDRRLCRNYELLHESSENMTKLSAIKLLLNKI
- a CDS encoding pseudouridine synthase, translated to MLEILYRDEHIIAINKPSGLLVHKSFYAGEADTYAIQELKKQIGQKVYPVHRLDRKTSGVLLFTLDKDTLRIMSDQFASREVEKKYLAILRGWTKEEETIDYDLVNENEVKQNAVTYYRRLQTSEIDLPFLKHQTSRYSLVEAIPETGRFHQLRKHFKHILHPILGCRKHGCNKQNKLWLQTFEISKMTLHAHQLIFNHPVSNERITVNATIDEEFKKVGDILKFDLSAYS
- a CDS encoding glycine--tRNA ligase yields the protein MAKQEDVFKKVISHAKEYGFIFPSSEIYDGLSAVYDYGQNGAELKNNIKQYWWKAMVQLNENIVGIDSAILMHPTTWKASGHVDAFNDPLIDNKDSKKRFRADVLVEDYCAKIEDKENKEIEKAAKRFGEAFDKDQFVATNPKIIEYRAKREAILSRLAKSLENEDLADVKALIEELEIADPDTGSKNWTEVRQFNLMFGTKLGASADSAMDLYLRPETAQGIFVNFLNVQKTSRHKLPFGIAQIGKAFRNEIVARQFIFRMREFEQMEMQFFVAPGTELEFYEQWKQKRLNWHRALGLGDENYRFHDHEKLAHYANAAADIEFNFPFGFKELEGIHSRTDFDLKAHEEFSGRKLQFFDPERNENYVPYVVETSVGLDRLFLSIFSHCLRDEVLEDGSERTVLSLPPALAPIKAAILPLMKKDGLAEYAEKIFNDLKYDFNLFYEEKDAIGKRYRRQDAIGTPYCITVDHDSLTDHTVTIRDRDTMQQERVPVSELRRIIDEKTNFRNLLSKI